GCCAGCTGTACGACGACACGGCGCAGGACACGGGGCCCACGGGCGCGGGGGACTCCGTCGACGAACGGTTCGCCTCGGCGGCCGGGACGGTACGGGTGCCTCCGGCGGACGAGCGGGACCATCCGGTGGGCCCGGGTGTCCCGGGGCCCCGCGCGGGAGCCCGGCCCGACTCGGAGCTGCCTGCCGGTACGGGTTCCGCTTCAGCGCGGGGCGGGTGGGAGCCGTCGCCTGCGGCAGCTCCGGGATCTGCTGCGGTCCCGCCGGGGCCCATGCTCCGGGGGCCGGCGGAGACACCTGGGACCTCTGCTGCCGCGGCACAGGCGCCGGTCGTCGGGCCGGGGTCGGGTGCGGACGGTGGTGGCCCGGCCGGAGCGTCGGGGGCGGGCGGGACTGGGGGCGGTTTTGCGGGGAGTGCCGGTGGGTCCGGTCCTCTCCGGGGTGACGTGCCGGGTGTCGCTGCTCCGGGTGAACGCCCGCCTGCGGCTGCGGTTCCGGGAGCCGACGGCTCGACTCCGTACGGCGAGCCTCCGGTGTTCACACCTGCGGCGCCGGCCGCACCCGGTGCGGAACCGAGCGTTGAGCCTCCGGTGTTCACGCCTGTGGCGCCGGTCGTGCCTGGTGTGGATCCGGGTGTTGAGCCTCCGGTGTTCCTGCCTGTGGCGCCGACCGCGCCTGGTGCGGGCCCGAGTTTCGAGCCTCCGGTGTTCACGCCCGTGCCTTCCGAAGACACGGCCCCGCCCGCGCCACCCCGGCAGGGCCCGCACGCGGAAACACAGCCCGGCCTCTGGCCCGCCGACCCTCAGCGGCCCGCCGGTGCGGAGCTTCCGCCCGCGTATCCGCCGCGACCGGCGGCTCCCGCACCTCCTGCCGACAACCCCGTCGTAGCTTCGGGGGACCTCCCTCCGGACGGGCTTTCCGCCCAGCGGTCGGCGGCGGCTCCCGCACGCCCCGCCGAGGATCCCACCGGCGCTACGCAGCCTCTCCGTCCGGACGGTCCGCAGTCGTCGGCTGTTCCGGCGCCCCCTGCCGACAGCCCCACCGTGGCTCCGGAGGGCCTCGGGCCCGATGGGCGGTCCGTCTCGGATGGTCCGTCCTTCCCACGCCCCTACCCGCAGTCGTCGGCTGTTCCGGCGCCCCCTGCCGACGGTCCCACCGTGGCTCCGGAGGGCCTTCGCCCCGACGGGGGGTCCGCCCCGGATGGCCCGTCTTCTCCGCGTCCCTATCCGCAGTCGTCGGCTGTTCCGGCACCCCCTGCCGACAGTCCCACCGCGGCTCCGGAGGGCCTTCGCCCCGACGGGGGGTCCGTCTCGGGTGGCCTGTCTTCTCCGCGTCCCTATCCGCAGTCGTCGGCTGTTCCGGCACCCCCTGCCGACAGTCCCACCGCGGCTCCGGAAGACCTCCGCCCCGACAGGCGTTCCGCCCCGAACCCCGCCCTCTCTCCGCGGCCCCCATCCACCCCCGCTCCCCAATCCCCCCGCCCGGACGGCCCGTTCGACCCGCGCCCCTACCCCCAGCCTCCGGCCGAGCCCGCCCCCCAGCCCCTCCCGCTCACCCCACCCCCCAACCTCCCCGCCCTCGCAGCGCCCCCACCCCCTCCCACCTCCGCCCCCCTCACCCCCGACTACGTAGGCTCCGGACCCCCCACCTACGACCCCGAGCCCACCGCCCTCCCGCTCGCCGACCCGGACGAGCTCGACGATCTGGTCGCGGACACCGTGCTGGACGGGGCGCGGTACGGGGCGAGCACGATCAGGGCTGCTTCCGTGCGGGGGGACTCCGCGCGGTTCCGGGGGGAGCCGCGGCGGGATTCGTTGCTGACGGCGCGGTTCGGGGTCGGGGAGCAGGCGTTGGTGCTGGTGGCGATGGCCACCGGGGCCCGGGCCACACCGGGGGCGCATCGGGCCGCCGCCGAGGCCTGTGACTGGATCGCGCGGGCCGTGGGGCGCAGTCACGCGCGGCTCTCCGAGGACATAAGGGCCGCTCGGCGCGGAGACCTGAAGTCCGGGCTGCACCGGCTCACCGACCGCAGCCTCGGCAAGCTGCGTGCCAGCGCCGCCGAGCAGGGCATCGACCCCGAGGAGTACTCGGCCGGCCTGCGGTGCCTTCTCCTCCCCGCCCACCCGGAGTGCCGTACGCGCGTGTTCTTCGGGGTCGGGGCCGGCGGGCTGTTCCGGCTGCGGGACGGGGAGTGGCAGGACATCGAGCCCACCGTCGGCGACCTGACCGGCGAGGCCGTCGTCGGGTTCGGGTCGCAGCCCGCCGAGACGCCCGAGGGGGACCGGCTGACCATGGACCTCGGGATTCCGACGCCCCCGAGCCCGTACGAACCCGCCCCCGAACCGCCCCGCGAACCCTTCCGCTTCCGTGCCTCCGTGGCCCGCCCGGGCGACACTCTGTTGATGTGCACCGGCGGGCTGGCCGAACCGCTGCGCGGCGAGCCCGAGCTGTCCGCGCATCTGGCGGGACGGTGGTCGCGCACCACCCCGCCCGGTCTCGCCGCGTTCCTCGCCGACACCCAAGTGCGGGTCAAGGGTTATGCCGACGACCGCACGGCCGCCGCTGTTTGGGAGGCGTGAGCGCCCGGGCTGTGAATTCATGGAACCCAGAGGGATCCGTAGGACACAGGAAACCGAAGGGCACGCGAGAACCATGGCCAAGCAGAACGTTGCCGAACAGTTCGTCGACATCCTCGTCCGCGCCGGAGTCAAGCGCCTCTACGGCGTCGTCGGCGACAGCCTCAACCCGGTCGTCGACGCCATCCGTCGCAACTCCGCCATCGACTGGATCCACGTACGGCACGAGGAGACCGCCGCCTTCGCCGCCGGCGCCGAAGCACAGATAACCGGGAAGCTCGCGGCCTGCGCCGGCTCCTGCGGCCCCGGCAACCTGCACCTCATCAACGGCCTCTACGACGCCCACCGCTCCATGGCCCCGGTCCTCGCCCTCGCCTCGCAGATCCCGTCCAGCGAGATCGGCCTCGGGTACTTCCAGGAGACCCACCCCGACCGGCTCTTCCAGGAGTGCAGTCACTACAGCGAGCTCATCTCCAACCCGAAGCAGATGCCCCGGCTCCTCCAGACCGCCATCCAGCACGCGGTCGGACAGAGCGGCGTGAGCGTCGTCTCGCTTCCCGGCGACATCGCCTCCGAGCCCGCCCCGGACAAGGCCGCCGAGACCGCCCTCGTCACCTCCCGGCCCTCCGTCCGCCCCGGCGACGCCGAGATCGACAAGCTCGTCGAGATGATCGACGCGGCGGAGAAGGTCACCCTGTTCTGCGGCAGCGGCACCGCCGGCGCGCACGCCGAGGTCATGGAGTTCGCCGGGAAGATCAAGTCCCCGATCGGACACGCCCTGCGCGGCAAGGAGTGGATTCAGTACGACAACCCGTATGACGTGGGGATGAGCGGTCTGCTCGGTTACGGCGCCGCCTACGAAGCCACCCACGAGTGCGACCTGCTGATCCTCATCGGCACCGACTTCCCGTACAACGCGTTCCTGCCCGACGACGTGAAGATCGCCCAGATCGACGTACGGCCCGAACACCTCGGCCGGCGTTCGAAGTTGGACCTCGCGGTGTGGGGCGACGCGAAGGAGACGCTGCGCTGTCTCACCCCGCGGGTGAAGCCGAAGGGGGACCGGAAGTTCCTCGACCGGATGCTCAAGAAGCACGCCGACGCGCTGGAGGGCGTCGTCAAGGCGTACACGCGGAAGGTCGAGAAGCACGTACCGATCCATCCGGAGTATGTGGCGGCCGTGGTCGACGAACTGGCCGACGAGGACGCTGTGTTCACGGTTGATACAGGCATGTGCAATGTGTGGGCCGCGCGTTACATCACGCCCAACGGCCGCCGCCGCATCATCGGTTCGTTCTCGCACGGCTCGATGGCGAACGCGCTGCCGATGGCGATCGGCGCCCAGTTCACCGACACCGAGCGGCAGGTCGTGTCGATGTCGGGCGACGGCGGATTCTCCATGCTGATGGGCGACTTCCTCACCCTCGTCCAGTACGACCTGCCGGTGAAGGTCGTCCTGTTCAACAACTCCTCCCTGGGCATGGTCGAGTTGGAGATGCTGGTCGCCGGGCTCCCGTCGTACGGCACCACCAACAAGAACCCCGACTTCGCCGCCGTGGCCCGCGCGTGCGGTGCGTATGGAGTGCGGGTCGAGAAGCCGAAAGACCTTGAGGGCGCCCTGAAGGCGGCCTTCAAGCACAAGGGCCCCGCCCTCGTCGACGTCGTCACGGACCCCAACGCCCTGTCCATCCCGCCGAAGATCAGCGCCGAGATGGTCACCGGGTTCGCGTTGTCGGCGTCAAAGATCGTGCTGGACGGGGGAGTTGGGCGGATGCTGCAGATGGCCCGGTCCAACATCCGCAACATGCCCCGGCCTTAGGCCTGTCGGGGCCTAACCGTCGTACGGCACCCACCCGTTCGACGAGTACCAGAGGTGGCGCAGGCCCTTGATGCCGCTCGTGCGGAACGGCCTGCCGTGGTCGTCGACGCGGAGGGTGCCGGTGCGGCCCTGGGAGGACCAGTCCAGTTCCAGGTACCAGCGGCAGTCGCAGGTCCCGGTGCGGGCCTTGACCAGCAGGACCTCCGGGTCCGTGGCCGATACCCGGTACGGCAGGTGCGCCACCGGGACCGTCCTGCCCGTGTCACTGCCCGGCTCCGGCTTGACGAGCGGGCGGTGGGCGTCCAGGTTCACGCCGAAGTAGCGCGGGGTGATGTCGCCGCCGCAGCCCTGGGCCATCGAGTAGGCGATGCCCGGGGCGGGTGCCGTGCGGCCGACGACCCGGACCCGAAGTGCCTTCAGGACCACGGCCGTCGAGCTCCGGCCCTGCACCGAGATCTCCACGTTCGTCTGCCCGCCGTGCACCGCGTGCTGGGTCGCCGCCCAGGCCCCGGCGTCCTGCTGGACCGGAGGCGGGGGCACGTCCTTCGGTGCCTTGTCGATGACGTAGTCGTGGTCGCAGCCGAGCTCCCAGACCTGGGAGTCGGCGGTCCAGGTGAGGGGAGCGGGGAGGGCGGACGGGGTGGCCTCGGCCGTGGCGCCGGTGTTGGTCCCGGCCCCGGTCCCCACCCCGGCCTTGGACTTGGCCGTGTCGTGGGTGGACACCGCCGACAGGGTGCCCCACACCGCGAGCACCGTGCACACCACGGCCGCGGTGAGGGTGAGCCGTCGCCGGTACCAGGGCGAGCGGACGGCGGGCACCGGCGGTTCGTCGGCAGCGGGTACCGGCCCGTCGACCGCCGGAGCCCCCGCCACCGCCGGAGCCCCCGTCGCCCCCGCCTCCCGTCGCCGCTGTTTCGCCGCCACCGCCAGGATCCAGTACCGGTGCAGCTCCAGCCGCTCCTCCGGTGTCGCCCCGCACAGCGCCGCGAAGCGTTCGACGGGGGCGAAGTCGAGGGGGACCGCCTCGCCGACGCAGTAGCGGTGCAGGGTCGAGGCGTTCATGTTCAGGCGGCGGGCCAGCTGGCTGTAGCTGCGGTCCGTGCGTGCCTTCAGGCGCCGTAGCAGCGCCGCGAACTCCTCGACGTCCTTGTCGTTGGCCTCGCCCGACACCCTTGCTCCCGTGCGTGTCGCGTCCCAGGACGGCATCCCAGGGACTCCCTGTACCAGGAGGTCAGACGGGGTGGGACGGTTCCACCGTCGCGGGTTCGGTGTCGGTCATTGCGGTCGTCGGCGCCGTACGCCGAAGCTCGGTGCGACCGCAGCACGGCACCGAACCGAAACGGGGAAACACACGTGAACAGCAAGAAGGCCACGCGCCGCACCGCACTCGCCGCCGGTCTCGCCCTCGCCCTCGGGCTGGGTGTGGCGGCCCAGGCCTCCGCCGGCGCCCCGCGCACCGTGAGCGGTTCGCCGGACGACAACATCACCCGCATCGCCGACTTCTACGGCGCCTACATCGACGCCGAGAGCGACCTGGACAACGGCGGCGGCAAGCTGGCCACACAGCTGCGCAGCTACTACCTCACCCCGGCCTACCTCAAGGAGCTGAAGGCCTGGGAGGCGAAGAACCACGCGGACGGTGTCCTCCAGGCGCAGAACACCCCGATGAGCTGGAAGGTCACGGACAACGGCACCGCCGACTACACCGAGGCCGCCATCACCCTGACGTGGGGCGGCGGCGACACCACCAAGCTGATCGTCGACATGACCCGCACGACCCACAAGATCATCCACATCGGCACGAAGGGCATCGGTCGCAAGTAGGGCCCGCAGAGGGGCTGTTGGCGGTTCCCGAACGGCTGATTCCGGCCAGTTTCGCGGAGTGTGGGGCTCGGGGGAGGTCCGGGGGGACCAGGGGCCCCACGCCTTCGCGGACTACGGCCGGATCGGCAGCCGCGCATCGGCAGTCGGTTCGATCGCCGGTGGTCAGGACGTCACGGGGTGTCTGGTCCCGCCGCCGGGAGCCTCGCCGCCCCGGAGGGGAACGCCCCGGCCGCCCCACCCGGGCCGCATGCTCCGTACCGTGGCCGTTCGACCCTTCGGACGGCACTCCCCCCGATTCCTCCGCCCCGCCGGTCACGCAGCGTTTATGGCCGAACACCCGGTCGTTGACGATTCGACATGACTGCCCCGTTCCCGACGAGGGCATGGATCCCCGTGAACGTGTTCGAGCAGGAGGGAACCGGAAACCGGCGTGCAGGCGGGGGTCATGAAGAGGCAAGCACGAGGGGGCGGTCCCATGGCGATCGGGGCCTCCTCGGCGAAAGCGGCACAGGACAAGGCCGACAGCGCCACGGAACCGGCGCAGCCGCCTCAACTGAGGCGCAGACTCGGACGCGCGGACCTGCGGGCGGTGCCCGAGGCGCGCAGAGCGTTGCGTGAACTGCTACGGCACTGGGGGAGGCCGGGACGATCGGAGATAGCGGAGCTGCTCACGAGTGAGCTCGTCACCAACGCGCTGATCCACACCGACCACGACGCCGTGCTCACGGCGACCGTCGGACCCCGTGGACTGCGCGTGGAGGTACGGGACTTCGTGGCCCGCAGGCCCCGACTGCGCGTACCGGACGCCGACGACGGTACGCACGGGCGGGGCCTGGTCCTGGTGCAGTCCCTCGCGGACGCCTGGGGAGTGTCGGCCCACGGGGTCGGCAAGTCCGTCTGGTTCGAGCTGGATTCGGACGTGGCATGAGCAACGGGGCGGGGGCGGCGTCCAGTTGGACTCCGCCCCCGCCCCGTCTGTCGCCCGGTCCCGGATTCAGGTTCTCAGCCCTCGGCTCAGCCGAACTGCTGCTCCAGGTCCTTGAGCTTGCGCTCCAGGGAGTCGAGCCGCGGCAGGGCCATCGTGTCGTCCTCGGCGGTGAGGTCGACGGTTATCGGGTCAGATGCCCCGCGGACTGGCTGGAGTGAGGGACGCGTGCGAACCGGCAGCTGTTCCGGCGTCGATAGAGCAGGCTCCGCGGATGCTTGTCCGGAACCGCGCTCCAGGGCCTGCGGTTCCGACGAGCGGCCGCCGCCCCGACCGATGAGGCCGCGCTGGCCCCGGCTTATGGCCTTGAGCTGAGCCCGCTCGATCCGCTGCTGGTCGCGGCGGCGCAGTCGGGTCTCCTCCTTCTTCGCCTTGTCCTCGCGCACCTCGTCGACCGCCTCGTCCAGGCTGCGGACGTTCTCCAGGAGCATCAGCGACCAGGCGCTGTAGGTCTCACGGGGGGCCCGCAGCCAGCGGACGATACGGATCTGCGGCAGCGGACGCGGCACCAGACCCTGCTCGCGCAGCGCGGCCCGGCGGGTCTGCTTCAGCGCACGGTCGAAGAGGACCGCGGCCGACAGCGACATGCCGGAGAAGAACTGCGGAGCGCCCGCGTGGTCGACACCCCTGGGCGCGTGCACCCAGTTGAACCAGGCGGCCGCGGCCGCGAACGTCCACACGAGTATGCGCGAGCCGAGGGCCGCGTCACCGTGGCTGGCCTCGCGGACCGCGAGCACCGAGCAGAACATGGCCGCGCCGTCGAGGCCGAACGGGACCAGGTACTCCCAGCCGTCGGTGAGGCCGAGGTTCTCCTGGCCGAAGCCGACCAGTCCGTGGAAGGAGAGTGCCGCGGCGACCGCCGCACAGCAGAACAGAAGGACGTAGGAGGCGATGCCGTATATGGCCTCCTTGCGCCTGCGGCGCTCCTCCGTGCGCTCCCACGAGTCGTCTTTCGCGTGCTCCCCGCCGGACCGCTTGCTCCGCGCGAGCACCGCAACCGCCGCCAGCATGCCCAGGAGCAGTACGGCGCCGGGAAGCAGCCAGTTAAGCGATATGTCGGTCAGTCTCATCTGGGGTCCCTTGCATTGGGATAGGGCGTAACGCCCGCCATAGTGGCCCAATCCCAACGGCCCTCAGGCGTTTTCGGGGCAAGAGGCCGCCAAGGAGGTGCAAGGGGATGCCCAGGACGGCTTTCTGCTCGAACTGCCGCTTGAGGGGCGGGAGTTGAGTTCGAATAAGACTACCCGTACGGGTGGTTCCACGGAAAGTTCCTGCGGCAAGTGAGGAAGTTGTGAAGCACCTGTAACCGGACGGACGCCTTGTTCGCGGCTGATCCTAGCGGGCGTTGAGTGGAGTGTGTGACTGAGGGTGCCTCAACTCGCGGCGGCAGCCAGCAGCTTGGTGACCCGCTCGGTCTCGCAGGTGCGCGGGCAGGTCGGGCAGGCGTCCAGCGCGTCCAGCGTGTAGTACATGCAGCAGCTCGCCCGGTCCCGGGTGGACAGCGCCTCGCCGTTGGGGCCGGTGACCTCGCGGAACGCGGCCGATCCGACGTACGGCTTGGTCGCGCCCGGCAGCAGCCGCTCCAACTCCCTTACGGCGCGCGGCTGTTCGCCGAAGAGGTCGGCGACGTACCAGATGCCCTCGACGACCTCGTCGGTCGCCATGCCCCACAGGGCGCGGCCCCGCCGCCGCATCCGCGGGCCGAAGCCGGCCAGGACGGGTTCCATGTGCTCGGCGACCGCGGCCCGCACCTCGGCCCGCAGTGCCTCCTCGTCCGGGACCACCCGGGCGCCGGGCAGCCCTGCCGCCGGGTCGCCGGGCAGGCAGGCGAAGGAGTCGGTGCGGACGGCCAGCCGGCCCATGTCGAAGCCCTCGGCCGTGCGGTCGTAGGAGACGTGGGTCACAGGGAGGCGGGGGACGCGGCGGTGCAGGAACCAGGGGACGGTGAACAGGAGGACGACCGGCCAGGCGTAGCGGTGCAGGCCGAAGGTGGCTATCACGTCCGGGCGGCCCCGGCGGCCGTGGTCGCGCAGGACCTGGGCGTCGTCCCGGGCCAGGAACGCCTCCAGGCCCTCGCCGCCCTCCGCGAGCGAGGCTGCCGAGATCCAGCCGCCGCCGGTGGGAGTCGGTTGGTCCGGGGTGAGTTCGGTGATCGCGAGCCCGGGGATGACCTCGGTGAGGCGGGCGTACGAGTCCGCTACGGCCGAAGAGGGCAGGGGCATGCCGGGACCACCGATTCGCCGTTGGTGTAGAGGTAAGGCTTACCTTACCCAACCCTCCCGGGATTTGAACTAGTCCGATCTGCGCCTAAGGTGCTTGACGGACGAGTAACAAGACGCCGTAATGACCCCAAGTACCGACACGTCCGGAGGAGGACCCGTGAAGCAGGGCACGCAGGGCTCCGCCGGGACGGGTGTTCCGGACGCGCCCGCCCGGGGCTCCCGGGTGCCGCCGCAGCAGCGCGCCGCCGACGTGGACCGGGACCGGGGTCTCGCGGACGGCACCGGTGCGGTGCGCGGTGAGCACACGCACAGCGAGACGCCGATCCCGCGCCCCCGTCAGGTCCTCCAGCGGCCCTCCGTGCGCGGTCAGATACTGGACGCGCTGCGCACCGCGCTCGTCGGCGGGGAGCTGACCCCGGGCGAGGTGTACTCCGCGCCCGCGCTCGGTGAGCGGTTCGGGGTCTCCGCCACGCCCGTGCGCGAGGCGATGCAGCAGCTCGCCACCGAGGGTGCCGTCGAGGTCGTACCGAACCGGGGCTTCCGGGTGATCGAGCGGGGTGCCCGCGAACTCGCCGAACTGGCCGAGATCCGCGCCCTGATCGAGGTACCGGTGATGCTCCGGCTCGCCCGTACCGTGCCCGCCGCCCGCTGGGCCGACCTGCGCCCGCTGGCCGAGGGGACCGTCCGCGCCGCGGCCTCCGGGTGCCGGGCGACGTACGCCGAGTCCGACCGGGCCTTCCATCGCGCGGTGCTCGCGCTCGCCGGCAACGAACAGCTCGTCCAGATCGCCGAGGACCTGCACCGCCGCGCCCAGTGGCCGCTGGTCGGCGGTCCGGTCACGCGCGGACGGGCCGACCTGGTCGCCGACGCGGCCGAACACCTCGCGCTCCTCGACGCGTTGGCCGCGGGGGAGTGGGACGTGGTGCGGTCCCTGGTGCAGGAGCACTTCGCGGGATCGGCGTGACGTCGAATATGTGACTCCGGTCACGAGCGGGTCCGGGTCGGGCGACCGTGGCCCGTACCGGGAACCCACCCGGACGCCGGTGACGTGCCCCACGGAAAGGGATGACCGATCCGCGGGGGAGAACGCCGATGTTTCCGAATCCGGGCCAGCAGGCCGCACAGCGAGGTGCCGAACAGTCCGCACGCCGGGCGGCGGAGGACGGGATGCGGGCCGCACAGGCGGGCGCCCGGCGCGGTCACTCCCGCTCCGGCGGCGGCCTGTTGAGCTTCCTCCTGCTCGTCGCCGTCGTGGTGCTGGTCGCCCGCGACCCCGAACTCCGGTCGTCCGTCCTGCACTTCGTCCACCACGTCGTGAACGTCGTGCAGAACCGGACGAACGGCTCCTGACCTACGCGGTGGCCGCCCCCGGCGCGGGCACCGCCAACTGTCGTGCCAGCCAGGTCGGTACGCCGCCGAGGAGCCGGAAGAGGCGTCGCGCTTCCTCGCGCAGCCGGGATGCCTCCGGTTCGGCCTCGGCGTCGGCGAGGGTGGCGAGGGGCAGAGCCGCACCGACGGCCAGACCTACGCCGTAGCCGCCCCCGGCGCGGGCACCGCCAACTGTCGTGCCAGCCAGGTCGGTACGCCGCCGAGGAGCCGGAAGAGGCGTCGCGCTTCCTCGCGCAGGCGGGATGCCTCCGGCTCGGCTTCCGCGTCCGCGAGGGATGCGAGGGCGGGGGCCGTGCCGACGAGGTAGCCCAACTCCTCGCGGATGCGCAGGGATTCGGCGAAGCCGTGGCGGGCCTCCGCCAACTCGCCGTCGCGCAGGGCGAGTCCGGCCAGGTGGCGGTGGGTGAAGGAGAGGAGCAGGGGGTCGGCCCGGTCGGCGGCGGCCGCGTGGGCGCGGCGGTACGCGGCCCGCGCGGCCTGCGGTGAGCGGGCCAGGTTCTCCGCGACCAGCCCGCGCCGGAAGTCCAGCAGCGCGCGCCCCGCGCCGTCCGGCGGGATCAGCGCCGCCGCCCGCCCGAGCGCGGCCCGTGCCTCGTCGGCCCGGTCGCGCACAGAGTGCAGCGTGGCCGCGTAGGCGAGGTAGCCGCGTTCACAGGCCGCCGCGCCCCGCTCGTCGTCGCTGTGGGCCAGTGCCTCGGCCGTCCGCAGCGCGTCGTCGGCGTCCTCCCAGCCCTGCTCGGTGTAGAGACACCGCTCCACGAGCAGCGCGGTCCGCTGGAGGGCCGGTGCCGCGGTGTCGGGCCGCAGCAGCGCCGCCGCGTCGACCCAGCAGGCCCGCGAGCGCAGCCGCCACACCGCGGTCTGGAGGGGATCGTCACCTTCGGTCGTTCCGTGTCCAGACATGGCGGAATGCGCCACGTTGCCCTCCCCGAGCACACCATTGAGCTGTTGAGTGGTGGCATCTCAGCACGGATCGTAGGGCCCGGCCAAGAGGGTGGGTGAAAGAATTCACAAAGTCGTGGGATCTTCCGGTCAGCTCATCCGCAGTGCCAGGAAGAAATCCAGCTTGTCCTCAAGGCGCGAGAGGTCGCGACTCGTCAACTGCTCGATCCTGCCGACCCGGTAGCGCAACGTGTTGACGTGCAGGTGCAGCCGGGTCGCGCAGCGCGTCCAGGAACCGTCGCACTCCAGGAACGCCTCCAGCGTCGGGATCAGCTCCGCGCGGTGCCGGCGGTCGTAGTCCCGCAGCGGGTCGAGGAGGCGCGCGGTGAAGGCCCGCCGTACGTCGTCCGGCACGAAGGGCAGGAGGAGGACGTGCGAGGCCAGCTCCTGGTGCCCGGCCGCGCACACCCGGCCCGGCCTGGCGGCGGCGACCCGCCGTGCGTGCCGCGCCTCCTCCAGCGCCCCGCGCAACCCCTCCGCCGAGTGCACCGCCGCGCTCACCCCGAGCGTGACCCGCCCGTCGTCGTCGAGCCCGGCCGACAGCGGATCCCGTACGGCCGCCAGGAGCACGTCCGCGTGGAGCCCGGACTCGGAACCGTCGTGCTCCGCCGACACCGCGGGCAGCGGTACGAGCGCGATCGCCTCGTCGCCCGAGTGGGCCACGGCGATCCGGTCGGAGGGCTCGGGGCCCGTCGTCAGCGGGTCGACCAGGATCTCCTCCAGCAGCGATTGCGCTACCGGGCCCGCCTCGATGTCCGCGCCCTCCCACTCGACCCGGGCCACGACCACCTGCCAGTGCGGGGCCGCCCCGAGCCCGGGCAGCAGGACGGGAGCGGCGACCCGTAGACGCGCGGCGATCTCGGCGGGTGCGGCGCCCGTCTGCACCAGCTCCAGGACCTCCTGCGCGAGCCGTCTGCGGACCGTGCGCGCCGCGTCCCGCCGGTCCCGCTCGACCGCGATCAGCTGCGTGACGCCCTGGAGCAGGTCCAGGCGCTCGTCCGGCCAGTCCCCGGCGTCCGCCTCGACCGCGAGCAGCCAGTCCGACAGCACCGTCTCGCGCACGTCCCGCGAACCCTGCGGGGCGCGGCCACCACTGCGGATCGGGAAGAGGGAGTACGTCGAGCCGCCCAGCGCCAGCCGGTGCGGTCCCCGGCGGCCCGTGCGGGCGGCGGCCAGGTGCTCGGCGGCCAGCTTCGCGCACACGTCGACGGGCAGCGCGGGACCCGACACCTTCGAACCCGCGATCAGCCGCCCGGTCGGCGACAGCACCCACGCCCGCAGATCCAGGTCGGAGCCGAGCAGATCCAGGACCACGTCCGGGCCGCCCCCGGCAGGACCCGAGGTCATCATCCGCCGGTGCCGGTCCACCACGGCCGCGAGGTCACCGGCCCGCTCGCCGGAGACCTGCCGTACGACATGCTCGGTGATCGTCGCGAACGCCACCGACTCGTTGACCGCGAACAGCGGCAGCCGGTGCCGGGCGCAGGCGGCTATGAGGTCGTCCGGGATCGCGCCCAGCTCGGCCTCGCCGGCGGCCATCGCGGCGACCCCGGCGGAGACCAGGAGTCGTACGAACGGCTCGGTGTCGGCCGCGTTCCGGCGCCAGGCCAGGCCGGTCAGGACCAGCTCGCCGCCCGAGAGGTAGCGGCTGGGGTCGCGCAGGTCGGTGGTCATCACCCCGCGGACCGTGCGGTCCAGCTCGTCCGCGCCGCCGAGCAGCCGCAGCCCCAGCGCATCGGTGTCCAGAAGTGCGCGCAGCCGCATCGCCGTCGCCGCCGTTCTTTGTCTAGAAAACTACGATGAACCAAGAGGTGCTGTGGGTGCAGGGCCGTGCGGGGCTGTTTCCCACGTTTCCACAGGGAATCGAAGGGGTTACTGATGACCTCTGTTCATATGAATCTACAAGATGCCCGCGCTGGCCAGCCAACTCCTTCATGGTTTCCGTGACTGACCCGCTCCGCGCACGGCGCTGTGTACTGACCTCACGCTGCATTAACAGCACATGAACGAGCCGGACCCGCCGCACACGAACTGGCTTGATCCGTACGACCCACGAGACGAAGAAGAGAGCCGG
The nucleotide sequence above comes from Streptomyces sp. N50. Encoded proteins:
- a CDS encoding PucR family transcriptional regulator; translated protein: MRLRALLDTDALGLRLLGGADELDRTVRGVMTTDLRDPSRYLSGGELVLTGLAWRRNAADTEPFVRLLVSAGVAAMAAGEAELGAIPDDLIAACARHRLPLFAVNESVAFATITEHVVRQVSGERAGDLAAVVDRHRRMMTSGPAGGGPDVVLDLLGSDLDLRAWVLSPTGRLIAGSKVSGPALPVDVCAKLAAEHLAAARTGRRGPHRLALGGSTYSLFPIRSGGRAPQGSRDVRETVLSDWLLAVEADAGDWPDERLDLLQGVTQLIAVERDRRDAARTVRRRLAQEVLELVQTGAAPAEIAARLRVAAPVLLPGLGAAPHWQVVVARVEWEGADIEAGPVAQSLLEEILVDPLTTGPEPSDRIAVAHSGDEAIALVPLPAVSAEHDGSESGLHADVLLAAVRDPLSAGLDDDGRVTLGVSAAVHSAEGLRGALEEARHARRVAAARPGRVCAAGHQELASHVLLLPFVPDDVRRAFTARLLDPLRDYDRRHRAELIPTLEAFLECDGSWTRCATRLHLHVNTLRYRVGRIEQLTSRDLSRLEDKLDFFLALRMS
- a CDS encoding GntR family transcriptional regulator codes for the protein MKQGTQGSAGTGVPDAPARGSRVPPQQRAADVDRDRGLADGTGAVRGEHTHSETPIPRPRQVLQRPSVRGQILDALRTALVGGELTPGEVYSAPALGERFGVSATPVREAMQQLATEGAVEVVPNRGFRVIERGARELAELAEIRALIEVPVMLRLARTVPAARWADLRPLAEGTVRAAASGCRATYAESDRAFHRAVLALAGNEQLVQIAEDLHRRAQWPLVGGPVTRGRADLVADAAEHLALLDALAAGEWDVVRSLVQEHFAGSA
- a CDS encoding (2Fe-2S)-binding protein, with amino-acid sequence MPLPSSAVADSYARLTEVIPGLAITELTPDQPTPTGGGWISAASLAEGGEGLEAFLARDDAQVLRDHGRRGRPDVIATFGLHRYAWPVVLLFTVPWFLHRRVPRLPVTHVSYDRTAEGFDMGRLAVRTDSFACLPGDPAAGLPGARVVPDEEALRAEVRAAVAEHMEPVLAGFGPRMRRRGRALWGMATDEVVEGIWYVADLFGEQPRAVRELERLLPGATKPYVGSAAFREVTGPNGEALSTRDRASCCMYYTLDALDACPTCPRTCETERVTKLLAAAAS